The genomic DNA TTGTGTCTTTAAGTAAATTGCTTTGAGGGATAtaaagaggtaatgatgcaatgATATTGAATCTGTCGTTATCAACTAACAAATTAAGCATTTTGTTTTTTGTATTCTACCTTGCTACAGTATCACTATGGagtaaaatattttgttttctaATTATGTTTTTTAACTGTGTTTTCTTCCATTACATTTTATAACAcaataaaaaaaacacattttttttttgtgtttttaggtccattgcgttttaggaaagACACTTTTTTTTGCGTTttttgtctattgcgttttagataacacatttctttgtgtttttgtcCATTGAGtattaggtaaaacacatttttatgtgtttttagtccattgcgttttagaaaaaacattttcttttgtatttttagtccattgcgttttatgtaaaacacatttttatgtgtttttagtccattacgttttagaaaaataacattttttaggtttttttttcattgcgttttacgcaactgggctttttttcattgcgttttacgcaactgggttttcggaaaaaaatttcgaaaatatagcaatagtatactcgttttaaagataaaaaaccgctcgtttttttgtgcaatttttataaaaaaaataatgtcgtatgaaagagttattaacgtttaaaaaatgaggggAAATTGGAGGAGAGAAAAACTATTGCCTTCGATTGACTAGAATCCCCctaacaaactcacgcgcctccttttttccttcaatttcactcatttaatcttagccattgattaattaaatagatggtcaagattacttcctaggcttcctacccaaataaacttcctattatatcctaaccctaaTATGGTATTACCTGAGATTCTTACAATGGTtttagggtggagggtatggttCAATCACTCTAGTGTGTTTGAGTTATTCTCTACCCAATAATAGCATGCCATGTCAAGTCCTCATTCAACTCCCCATTTTGAACTCAATCATAGGGTATGGTTCAAACACCTAGAGAGTGgtaaagatttaaaaaaaattatgattggttgaaaggggttGGGACCCTCCATTAGACCCCTCTCCCTCCTCCTTCCCTCCTCTTCCTGCATCGGTGACTATACACCGAAAACATTCAAACAATCGGTGACTCAAACAAGTGAGGGTGGTTCCCCGATCGGTGAAAGAAGTCACATAATCCACTCCCCCAAACCATACTGTGTACCCTTATATAATATTGTATTCTCTAAGACCCTTACAATAGTTACACACAAATGTTCGAAAGGACTTGATGTACATAGTACCAAATCATGAGTTTGATACTCCTAAGACTTCAAGTGCCATACATTTTCTCTTGTTTTGCCATTGAGGCCCGATAGTTGGAGATTATACTCCTCAGACTTTAAGTGCCATACTTTTTTGGCCAAGTGTCGTTCACATCATATATCTCGTAAAATAGTGTAACGGTAAGGTATGTGAAATTAGTGGGTTAAAAATAtatagaatttaaaaaaaaaattccccAAACAATCACTAGTCATTGGctgcttttttttttatttccatGATTTTGGCTTTTATTGTTGttgatatttttatttaattttgctTAGCACAAGCAACGATGCCAAACCACTCATTTATTGTTGTTCTTGTATATATTAAACTAGTATCAAGTCCCTCGCGTTGTGGCGGGGGCATAAAACCATGCAAAGTAGCACCACTGCCACACCACTACCAGCGACCAACGATCAACGCTgaaaaactcgtaaaaacaaaataaatagaaAAGGATAAAAATAAAACCGAATGAAAAGCAtatgtaaaatcgttgaaccacgcacactcattgcggcgtgttaatgtgAAAAATTTAGGCtgaaacataaaacatagaaaaatacctaagtcgatctaggacccgcgcgTTGTGATGAACTTCTCAAATGGGATAAATAGACGAAAAAACTTTGAACTACACACGCATGGTGCGGTgtattaactcgcaaaattttgaacgaaacgtaaaacaaaaagcttgcgaaagatgaaaactataggggccaaagtTGAAAGCAAAAACGTGTTGGGGCTAAATTGCAAAAAGTAAAAAgctttgtgttaaaagtaaaaaaaatcaaagagttTAAATTACAAAGATAAGatattttgggttaaaagtgaaaaatattaaaactttTTTGAAATACTCCCTAAACATAGGGTACAACAACATGAAGCACATGTGTTAATTTATAGTATGGAAATAACACCTGTTAGGGTACACCGGGTGCCTTCGGCAACCCCCTTCGGTGACCCAAAATGCCTATTAGGGGGTGCTGCCAATACTTAGGTGAGTTAGAGAGAGGGAGTGAAATGGGTGAGGAGTTGccgaagagagggggaggagagagggagaggggaCCAATCAAaagtttcctttttttttttttctaaaaaaaaaaacaattcacctaagaggggagtgccgccatcaatttagggtgttaggggagtttaagaggggagttgacgtggcacacgaggattgatttggcgtaagagaggggactcacctattaggtgagcaccccttacacccttattgGATGGATAGAACAACCATGGAACAGATGAGAAGGGGTATCCGCCTCTCTAACTCGCATATACATGCTCTTGGAATGAGTTTCTACAGCTGTGCCATCTCTCTAAGAAAACACATGTAGGCAACATGTTCCAAAAGACGAACTATGTAAGATACAATGACTTGACAAgcacttgaacaatagtttttacttatttattttgGGTTAACTCGTATTTTCAAATTTCATTCTTGCAATATAAACAAGTAAACACGTGTTAAAAATAGGGGGTGACATTTTAACAGGGGTCAGGACATAAACCATGTATTGATGCAAGGTTTCCACAGGGGGATTTTTCAATGAATAAAAGCCTTATTGCTATGACCTAGCCGGTGTAACGATATTGTGTTTACCCCGTAAAAGTGGTTTGAGTTCAAATCCTTATTTAGGTGTAATAAATTGTtgttaaaagaaaagaaaagaaagaacaAAACCCTTGTCGCAGTAAAAAAAATGTATTGATGCAAGGTTCCATGGTCTTGGTTGTGCTAAACTACAAGAGAATCAAGTCTGAAAATGTGAGCAAGGGTAATTGAGACAAGAATTAAACAGAACTACTAATACAAGACATCACACAATGAGGCAGCTGTATGGTTTTCAAGGTTATATAATCTACAGCCCCTTTTAATCTTAgaatttaatttatttaatacaACTAAAACGTCATATTCCAGCAATACAGGGAATATTAGGACTGGGTTTAGCAGAACCTCAGGCATGCTTCAAGCTCTTTCTCATCTTCACAGTTATAACCCAGTTGATAGGCCCGAGCTGCATCACATATAAAcaaaacacatatatatatatattagttataAAAGGGTGAAAGTAAAGTGAGAACTAAAATTCATACCAAAACGGCCAGATCCCATGAATGGCTCTGCTTCATCAGTGACACCCGCTTGCTGCTGTTCCTCCTAATTTTCAACcaaataaaaatagaaagatTAGCACTTTTAAATGATTATGTTCCTGTTATGATATTTCTTCTTACCCTAGAGGTGGAAATTTCGACCTATTTACTTATTAACACCCGGGGGTTATATTTCATCTCTAATGGGTCAGGTAAACTAAAAAAAAGCAAGCAGATTATGAACGGACAAACCCAATGGGTTGAAAGCCACCCAAAGCTATTTTAAGTGCATAAACCACCTAAATCGTTTTTCAGAATTAGATTGATTATTtcatataaattatttttaactgatAATCAAGCTAATGACTTAAGCATGGTACAAACCAAAAAGATGAAATTTTATTTGATGGTAAAACATGTTTAGCTTTTATATTTCCAAAGAAGAAAACATTTCAAGCATCTTGTATAACACTAGAGATGCAACTTACCATGTCTCCTCCAATTTCAGATGGGGAAAGCAATCGATCGAAACAATGCCCAGAAATTGTACACACCAAGAGTTCATTGTCTGGATCAAGAACAACCTCCTTGCAAGTATCATCACACACTGCACAACCAAAGTAATAAGACCCAATGGCCAAACATGCATGCATTTCAGGTGGCAATTCATGGATAAACTCGTCCATTTAGGATGTATTTTTCTCTAATATGTCAATTGGGTAAACTCGGAAAATTTCCCTACAATGAATGATGTCAAAAAATGTGTACAAATAGTATAAAATCTCAGAAAACTATTTTCTTAtgaattaaaaaacaaaaaaaaaaaagagtgttTTGTGGATCAGTCCAACATGgctcatcctagcttgtttctacTTGTCTGTGTGTAACGAAACCCCTTTTGACCCAACAAAGTCATTTGAACAACAAAATAAAGAAAGGTGAGAATGTGAAAAGCATACCATGAACATATCCAGTATTTTCACAGACAAAGACATCTCCAATTTGATAGTAAGTACATTTTTCTCCAGAACAATCATGATCAGAGAACACCTTATCACTTAGTCCTTTGCTTTTCTTCCATATAGAGACTTGATCAGCAACAGATTTGTCCAGAATCATCCAGTCATCTTTCAACTACAGATGCCAAATGTTGATAAATGTACACAATAAAAGTTGTGGAATAAAAAGTCATCCAAACCCGACCCAATTTCCACCTCCAAATGATCATTATTCACCTGTGAAGGAAGAGGTGCTTGGCTTCTTTTTGCTACTTGCAT from Helianthus annuus cultivar XRQ/B chromosome 7, HanXRQr2.0-SUNRISE, whole genome shotgun sequence includes the following:
- the LOC110920815 gene encoding F-box protein SKIP31, whose protein sequence is MTVSEDEDEHLAQFLESEVLSEVSDEEDARPPKRLRVEQNGVVKYPRRIDDGFFSLIPPELFPHILKFLSSEDLVACSLVCRFLNFASSDESLWRRLYCMRWGILPSTGKLRDCAWKKLYIQRDEEDMVEFVRNCPTEFKEYYIQMQVAKRSQAPLPSQLKDDWMILDKSVADQVSIWKKSKGLSDKVFSDHDCSGEKCTYYQIGDVFVCENTGYVHVCDDTCKEVVLDPDNELLVCTISGHCFDRLLSPSEIGGDMEEQQQAGVTDEAEPFMGSGRFARAYQLGYNCEDEKELEACLRFC